One genomic window of Desulfocurvus vexinensis DSM 17965 includes the following:
- a CDS encoding CHASE2 domain-containing protein: protein MASDIKRLFERFKDSWAFLVTFGMLTTVLAAWLYVQQPGFLRDLNFKVYDTLLRATAGTVTTKVPVVVDLDEASLARFGQWPWPRYRVALLLAKIREAGALAVGLDIVFPEPDRTSPKVLKEALRRDLQVDVAFAGMPDALMDNDLIFGDVVGNGPFVLGYYFHFDRELDEVRGAASECALHPVSLVEKRHKGAPPASEFLISAPAVVCNIPEISEKAHMSGFFNTEPDPDGIYRKTPLFVRHKDKLYPNLALATLMAATGQRQALVNVSTQGIESVRIGQIEVPVDPRGQIYTKYRGKRGAFRYVPAWRVLEGKISEGELEGKIVFLGTSAAGLLDLRATPFDPILPGVEVHATVVDNILAQDFIQRPVWAWGLEFVLLLAAGALTTALLTWVGAAWSVLPLAASAGGMWYGAYWSMQAKGFFLSPLYPLIMLAVNFTVLTLLKYWREEGQKKYLHATFQSYLSPELIDEMFRSKANPTLGGEARVITAFFSDVQSFSTFSEKLTATQLVELLNEYLTAMTDILLADRGTLDKYEGDAVVAFFGAPMDVPDHGYRACRVAVAMQRRLGELREKWRAERQAPGEPERNVKGYPPEVWTPGDKWPRIVHEMRVRIGLNSGEIVVGNMGSTMRMNYTMMGDAVNLAARLESGAKQYGVYTLVSEATLDQPAWDEEGAPCTVRDLVEARFIDNIAVVGKSEPVRVYEVVALRGGLTEGQRELLREFDAAMEHYLAMRWDAAREGFARADALELVPQAKVTPSRAFMARCELFKANPPVGPGETWDGVFRLTSK from the coding sequence ATGGCGTCGGACATCAAAAGACTTTTCGAGCGCTTCAAGGACAGCTGGGCCTTCCTGGTCACCTTCGGCATGCTCACCACCGTCCTGGCGGCCTGGCTGTATGTGCAGCAGCCCGGGTTCCTGCGCGACCTGAATTTCAAGGTCTACGACACCCTGCTGCGGGCCACCGCCGGGACCGTGACCACCAAGGTGCCCGTGGTGGTGGACCTGGACGAGGCCAGCCTGGCGCGCTTCGGGCAGTGGCCCTGGCCGCGCTACCGGGTGGCCCTGCTGCTGGCCAAGATCCGCGAGGCCGGGGCCCTGGCCGTGGGCCTGGACATCGTGTTTCCCGAGCCCGACCGCACCTCGCCCAAGGTGCTCAAGGAGGCCCTGCGCCGCGATCTCCAGGTGGACGTGGCCTTCGCCGGGATGCCCGACGCCCTCATGGACAACGACCTGATCTTCGGCGACGTGGTCGGCAACGGGCCCTTCGTGCTGGGCTACTATTTCCACTTCGACCGCGAACTGGACGAGGTGCGCGGCGCGGCGAGCGAATGCGCCCTGCATCCCGTGAGCCTGGTGGAGAAGCGCCACAAGGGCGCGCCCCCGGCCTCGGAATTTTTGATCAGCGCCCCGGCGGTGGTCTGCAACATCCCGGAAATCTCGGAAAAGGCCCACATGTCGGGCTTCTTCAACACCGAGCCCGACCCCGACGGCATCTACCGCAAGACCCCGCTGTTCGTGCGCCACAAGGACAAGCTCTACCCCAACCTGGCCCTGGCCACGCTCATGGCCGCCACGGGCCAGCGCCAGGCGCTGGTCAACGTGAGCACCCAGGGCATCGAGAGCGTGCGCATCGGGCAGATCGAGGTGCCCGTGGACCCGCGCGGGCAGATCTACACGAAATATCGCGGCAAGCGCGGGGCGTTCCGCTACGTGCCCGCCTGGCGGGTGCTCGAAGGCAAGATTTCCGAGGGCGAACTCGAAGGCAAGATCGTGTTCCTGGGCACCTCGGCGGCGGGGCTGCTCGACCTGCGGGCCACGCCCTTCGATCCCATCCTGCCCGGGGTGGAGGTCCACGCCACGGTGGTGGACAACATCCTGGCCCAGGACTTCATCCAGCGCCCGGTGTGGGCCTGGGGCCTGGAGTTCGTGCTCCTTCTGGCCGCCGGAGCCCTGACCACCGCGCTGTTGACCTGGGTCGGGGCGGCCTGGAGCGTGCTGCCCCTGGCCGCCAGCGCGGGGGGCATGTGGTACGGCGCCTACTGGAGCATGCAGGCCAAGGGCTTCTTCCTCTCGCCCCTGTATCCGCTGATCATGCTGGCCGTGAACTTCACGGTGCTGACGCTGCTCAAGTACTGGCGCGAGGAAGGCCAGAAGAAGTACCTGCACGCCACCTTCCAGAGCTACCTGTCGCCCGAGCTCATCGACGAGATGTTCCGCAGCAAGGCCAACCCGACCCTGGGCGGCGAGGCGCGCGTGATCACGGCGTTCTTCTCCGACGTGCAGAGCTTTTCGACCTTTTCCGAAAAGCTCACGGCCACCCAGCTCGTGGAACTGCTCAACGAATACCTCACGGCCATGACCGACATCCTCCTCGCCGACCGGGGCACCCTGGACAAGTACGAAGGCGACGCGGTGGTGGCCTTCTTCGGCGCGCCCATGGACGTGCCCGACCACGGCTACCGCGCCTGCCGCGTGGCCGTGGCCATGCAGCGCCGGCTGGGGGAGCTGCGCGAGAAATGGCGCGCCGAGCGCCAGGCCCCGGGCGAGCCCGAGCGCAACGTCAAGGGCTACCCGCCCGAAGTCTGGACCCCGGGCGACAAATGGCCGCGCATCGTCCACGAAATGCGCGTGCGCATCGGCCTGAACTCGGGTGAGATCGTGGTCGGCAACATGGGCAGCACCATGCGCATGAACTACACCATGATGGGCGACGCGGTGAACCTGGCCGCGCGCCTGGAATCCGGCGCCAAGCAGTACGGGGTGTACACCCTGGTCAGCGAGGCGACCCTGGACCAGCCCGCCTGGGACGAAGAGGGCGCGCCCTGCACGGTGCGCGACCTGGTGGAGGCCCGCTTCATCGACAACATCGCCGTGGTCGGCAAGTCCGAGCCGGTGCGGGTGTACGAGGTCGTGGCCCTGCGCGGCGGGCTGACCGAGGGGCAGCGCGAGCTGCTGCGCGAGTTCGACGCGGCCATGGAGCACTATCTGGCCATGCGCTGGGACGCGGCCCGCGAGGGCTTCGCCCGGGCCGATGCCCTGGAGCTGGTGCCGCAGGCCAAGGTCACACCGTCGCGGGCGTTCATGGCCCGCTGCGAGCTGTTCAAGGCCAACCCGCCCGTGGGCCCCGGCGAGACGTGGGACGGCGTGTTCCGCCTGACCAGCAAGTAG
- the fsa gene encoding fructose-6-phosphate aldolase yields the protein MRFFIDTANLEEIRRAKAYGLIDGVTTNPSLFAREKEDWRTLAQKICAEVEGPVSLEVVGLTAAEMVREARELVQFGPNVVVKIPMTMEGLAAVRELTGMGIDTNVTLVFSPLQALLAAKAGASYVSPFVGRVDDVGAEGMALVEQIVTIFTNYGFSTQTLVASVRSPMHILQSALLGADVATIPFNVLEKLASHPLTDKGLDAFLADWKKTPGAGA from the coding sequence ATGCGCTTTTTCATCGATACGGCGAACCTGGAAGAGATCCGGCGGGCCAAGGCCTACGGTCTCATCGACGGCGTGACCACCAACCCGAGCCTTTTTGCCCGCGAGAAAGAGGACTGGCGTACCCTGGCGCAGAAGATCTGCGCCGAGGTCGAGGGCCCGGTGAGCCTGGAGGTCGTCGGCCTCACGGCGGCGGAGATGGTCCGCGAGGCGCGCGAGCTGGTGCAGTTCGGGCCCAACGTGGTGGTCAAGATTCCCATGACCATGGAAGGCCTGGCCGCCGTGCGCGAGCTGACGGGCATGGGCATCGACACCAACGTGACCCTGGTCTTCTCGCCGCTGCAAGCCCTGCTGGCCGCCAAGGCCGGGGCGAGCTACGTCAGCCCCTTCGTAGGCCGGGTGGACGACGTGGGCGCCGAGGGCATGGCCCTGGTGGAGCAGATCGTGACCATCTTCACCAACTACGGCTTCTCCACCCAGACCCTGGTGGCCAGCGTGCGCAGCCCGATGCACATCCTGCAAAGCGCGCTGCTGGGCGCCGACGTGGCGACCATCCCCTTCAACGTCCTGGAAAAACTGGCCAGCCACCCGCTGACGGACAAGGGCCTGGACGCCTTCCTGGCTGACTGGAAAAAGACCCCCGGCGCCGGGGCCTGA
- a CDS encoding transcriptional regulator, with the protein MLKFLILAAGLFLLYKLFKGDARRKEMKEEKEQETLKASGEMVKDPICGSYVSREDCEIRVRNGETVHCFCSYECRDKYVKQLEGKSEEPKPVE; encoded by the coding sequence ATGCTGAAATTCCTGATTCTGGCTGCGGGCCTGTTTCTGCTCTACAAGCTCTTCAAGGGCGACGCCCGACGCAAGGAGATGAAGGAGGAGAAGGAGCAGGAAACCCTGAAGGCCTCGGGCGAGATGGTCAAGGACCCCATCTGCGGCAGCTACGTCTCCCGCGAGGACTGCGAAATCCGCGTACGCAACGGCGAGACGGTGCACTGTTTCTGCAGCTACGAGTGCCGCGACAAGTACGTGAAGCAGCTCGAAGGCAAATCCGAGGAACCCAAGCCCGTGGAATAG
- the folK gene encoding 2-amino-4-hydroxy-6-hydroxymethyldihydropteridine diphosphokinase, with product MPHRRAVEAFVCLGSNLGDPVENLARALERLGRIPGVRPGGASRVYRTEPQDRRDQPWFANQVARVLCDETVTPHGLLDALLGIELALGRDRSTGPGAPARFGPRVIDLDLLLFGGLVLRDARLELPHPRMGQRAFVLVPLAELAPGLRLPGGQAVEDALARLDFQVVSGPQGEEIRQ from the coding sequence ATCCCGCATCGCCGCGCTGTAGAGGCCTTCGTCTGCCTCGGGTCCAACCTGGGCGACCCCGTGGAGAATCTGGCCCGGGCCCTGGAGCGCCTGGGCCGGATTCCCGGAGTGCGCCCGGGCGGAGCCTCGCGCGTGTATCGCACCGAGCCGCAGGACCGGCGCGACCAGCCCTGGTTTGCCAATCAGGTCGCGCGCGTGCTATGCGACGAGACGGTGACGCCCCACGGGCTGCTGGACGCGCTGTTGGGCATCGAGCTGGCCCTGGGCCGCGACCGCAGCACGGGCCCCGGCGCCCCCGCGCGCTTCGGGCCCCGGGTTATCGACCTGGACCTTTTGCTGTTCGGCGGGCTGGTGCTGCGCGACGCGCGCCTGGAGCTGCCCCATCCGCGCATGGGCCAGCGGGCTTTCGTGCTCGTGCCCCTGGCGGAGCTGGCCCCGGGCCTGCGCCTGCCCGGCGGGCAGGCCGTGGAGGACGCCCTGGCGCGCCTGGATTTCCAGGTTGTCTCCGGGCCGCAGGGCGAGGAAATCAGACAGTAG